The DNA segment TGTACTTGCTGGGTGTATTAATGCAAGATTAATCATTCCCATATTCCATTGTTTTATATCATCTGCAGTTTTAATCTCTCTTACTTTAAATCGTTTTTCAATTCTTTCTTTATCTGCCTTAAACCAGTAAGCAATAAGTACAGGTTTCCCATTTGCACTCTCAATTATTTCTTCAAGTTTATCTAACTTTTTATTATGAATTTCATAGAATTTTTTATCATCATCGTAGATTGAACCATTAGCTAGTTGAATAAGTTTATTTGAAAGACTTGCTGCATTTATAGCGTCTATTTCTTTTTCTTGAATTGTCATTACCATTTCTTTTTTAAACTTTTTATATTTAATCTGATCTTCTTCATCAAGATTTATTTCAAGGTCATTTAGTATCAACTCTGGCATTTTCAAATACTCTGTAGATTTCATTGATATTGTCATATCTGCAAGCCTACGATATATTCTTTCCTCAGCGTGTGGCTGTGGTTTATAAGAAAAAATTACCACACCATTCCTTTTATCTGGTAGAAAGTACTCGTTCCTATAATGCGTTATATAGCGACCAAGCCTTTCTCCTAAATCTAGCACTCTAAACTCTGCCCATAAATCCATTAATCCATTACTACTTGGTGTCCCAGTAAGACCTACCACTCTTTCAAAGTAAGGTCTTATTTTTAATAAACTTTTAAATCGTTTTGAAGTATGCGATTTAAATGAACTGAGCTCATCAATAATTAACATATCAAAGTTAAAGTCTATTCCACTTTTTGTTACTAGCCAATCTACATTTTCACGATTAATGATATAAATGTCTGAGTTTTGTTTTAAAGCTTTTAGTCTTTCTTTTTCATCTCCAACTACAATTGAATATCTTAAGAGATTGAGATGATCCCATTTTTCTATTTCATCTTTCCACGTTGACTGGGCTACTCTTAACGGGGCTATAATTAGTACTTTACTAATTTCAAAACTATCATACATAAGTTCATTTATAGCTGTAAGTGTTGTTATAGTTTTACCTAAACCACAGTCAAGGAACAAAGCAGATACCTTATGTGCTAAAATAAAATCTTTGGCATAATTTTGATAATTATGTGCTACATATCTCATCTAAGATTTCTCCTATCTTCTCTTTTTCATCAAGTGTGTATACTTTAAATCCTAACCGCCTTAATTGTTTCATTCTTAATTCTTGAAGTGGTCTTGGTTTCTTACCTTTTTGCTTAACCTCAACGAAACCAACAGTACCATTTTTCATCAATATTATTCTGTCTGGAATTCCTGTCATACTTTGACTATTAAATTTCAAACATAAACCATCTCTTCTATTAACTTCTTTTACTAAATGTTGTTCTATTAAGCTTTCTAGCATACTCTCCTCCAAAAGTGTAAGACCATGAACCCCATTTACCTATATTATATATATATTATTTTTTTATTATTATAGAAAGGTTATATATATATGACTATCATAAGTCGTCATAACGTTGATATAATAGGGTTTCAATAAATTCCATGACAGTCTTCTTCATAACTTTTTTATTTTTGTAAATCACACTCACTTTATAAAAAGTATTGAAATTGACCATCATAAACTTACACTACTCTAAAAAATTAGATTTTAATTTTAATCCATAAATAAAAGATCCTTTAGTCATTTTTCTTTTTCTAAATCCTTCACTCAAAAGTGCATTATAAAAGTCTGTAGTACTTCTCGTAAAAGCTCCAGTCCTCATGCAAAAAGCTCGGTACTCGGAGTAAAGCAGCCCACTTTTTTCAGTATAACTGATATCAATTTCACAGCATTCTTCTAAAAATTCTCCTAGCCAGTTATTGTCCTCTTTGTATTTTTCAATAGCATCTTTTACTACTTTTGGTTTTTCTAGCTTAAAGTTAGCTTCGATTACTTCTTTCGATCCAGTGAGTATCCACTCTAAAATTGCACCCCCAGCATTTTCATAAAGGTAATCAGCATAGTTTTTGATGTCACCTTTGCCTTTAATCTGTGCGTTAAAAGGAATTACAATAAGTCTTCTCCACGTTCCATTATCTATCGCACCTACTTTTGGCAAGTGATTAGTATAAAGAACAAGAGTATGTGAAGGAACATAACTAAATGGTGATTTGAATTTTTTCTCAGCAAAAATTTCATCTGTCGAGCAAAGTTGTTTTACGTTTGATGTATTCATTCTCATTCCCTCTTCAAGTTCAGCTGCAATAAGAAGTCGTTTCCCTTTTGCCTCTGCTAGTTCAGGTTTTACATTTCTTCTACATCCCACAGTTAGCATGTCTGCAGATATATTCCCACTATAACTGCCAAGAACCCTCGCTACTACATTCCAAAATGTACTTTTACCATTACTCCCCTCACCATAAGCAATAATTAACGCTTCGACATAAACCTTTCCAACAACAGCTAAGCCTACTATTTTTTGAACATATTTTATGAGTTCCTCATCACCTAAAAAAAATGTCCTTAGCGCCTCTTCCCATAATTTTTTACCTTTATTTGATGGATCAATACTTGTTTGTTTACTTATAAAATCATTGTAGTCATGTTCTTTTGAAAGACCCGTTTTTAGATTATAAGTTTCACTTGGTGTATTTAATAAAAACTCATCTCTATCAAGTGAAGTAGGTTCTATTTGAATTAAAGGACGCACTTCTTTTAATGTAGACCAGATATTTTTACTATCACGTCTTTTAATAGCATACTTCTCATAAGCTAAAGCTTGTTCATACTTTTCAACTATTCTTCTTTGGTTATCATCCAAGTTTTCCTTAACTTTCTTCATACCTAAACTTGTTATCATCGGCATAACTCCTACGTCAGTTAATTGTTTAAGACATAGATTTATCTCATCATACGCTTCTTTTAATTGAAGTTCAGTTAGTTCATGTGCTACAGCCTGAGCATTTGGTACAGACTCCTCCCAGTAGCTTCCGTTATAAACTAAATAATCGGTTGCTGGAGAGTATTTTATTCTGTCTTGAAACTCTCTAGAAAGAACTATAGCTTGACCTACATCTGAATAATCTGTAGGCTTAAATTTAAATTCCTGATTGTAATCTTCGGGTTTAATATACCCTTCTTGACTAGCAATTTTCTTTCCGAACTTAGTTGCACTATACCAGATGGAGTTAAGTTCGCTGTCATCTAAAGGTGGTGTGCATTTAGAGGCTTGTTCTAAATACATAGAATAACTTTCATCGGTTGCTCCGTATCGTTTTATAATCTTTCCAGCTAAATGACTCATAGTAGAATTACGACTACCTTGTTCAATTACTGGTGTATGCTCCTTTGATTCTAAAAGCGTAAAAGCATCTGCAACTCCAAGTATTTCATCTAGATTCTTTTCACCTTCAAACCAAATAACTTCATCAGTAATATTCCCAAAAATAAATCTTGAACAATCTAATGCATTTTTATCAAAAAAGTTATATTTCTCATACACCTGTTTTTTAAAAATTTCACACTCATCTGATGTCAAAAATAACCTATGCGGGATATAAACATGATGTCTAGGTCTAGCTACTTTCCCATTCTTTTCTTTATTATTATTTCGACTAGGAACTACAACGTGACTTGCTCCTTCAAGTAAATACTCATAATCTTCTGGATAAATCCAATCATTTGGATTATCACTATGTTCATTATCACAATCAAAAACATCACAGTCACACTCTAAGAAATTATCTTTATTTCGATAATTATTTTTAAAATTAGCACATACGTGATCAAAACATACTACCTCTTTTAATTGTTCTATATTTTCAATTAAACGCTTAACATCATAAGTACAATTCTTAGCGTTACCTTGAAAGTTTGATCTATGAATAGTTAACCTCATATTACTTTACCTCCGTAAAATACTTTATAGTTTTATGATGTTTTTTAGCTATATCAATTTCTACTTTCATACCTTCTGTGATATTGTCACCTAAAACCCAGATTTCACTGCATTTTCCAAGTAGAATGATATCCGCAAACATAGCATTTTTCCTATCTACTTCATTTGAGTCATCCATAAATGGAAATAACACATGAGGTATTATTGGAATATTACCCTCCATATAAGCAAGTCTTCCTAGCTTTATAGCCTTTTTAATATTCGCTTCTATATCTCCTCTGTACGGAGCGCAAATATAGACCAAAGATTTATAAGCCTCTTTCTTTTCTAATTTGATTTTCCTTTGACTCTTACTCATTGATTTTTTCCTCCCATTTTTGTTTGTACCACTCTAAATGTCGCTTCTTATCTTCATAGTTAGGAAAAGCGACCAAAAGTCCGATATCTACCTTTTGTAATTTTTCAATCAAGTTAATTTGAACCTCTGTTAAATAAGGACGAATACTAGTCCCATTTTCAAGATTATTCTCTAAACGGAATTGTTTTGCAGACTTTCCTAAAACAATACGATTAATCATGTCACATTCATTACTAAAATGATACGGTTTTGGCTTTTCATGAAGTAATTTGATATTTTCAGTTAATAATGGAAACTCAGTTCTTGCTTTTACTAAAGACTTAATAAGTTCTTCCATTTCATTAAAACGTCTAATATATAATTCTTTAAATCTTAATGCTTTTTTCCCTGTGTACCCCATTACCAAGATAGTAAAACCGTCACGTGTTAAATAATAACAAGGTCGTTTTTGATTTTGCTTATCTTTATATGACCCCAGCGCAAAATTGCGCTCAGCAAATTCTTTACTCAACCCAGAATTGGGAGCTGCTATATTTCGAATATCTCTTAAAACTTCTTTATGATTTTTCTCGAAAAACTCTGCCACATACAAACTGTCAACTCTTGCAATATCCTTTTTATCTGCGAATAAACCATATTCATTTTTTGGTATTAGTTCCTTCATATTGAACTACCTCCTGTAATTATATTTAATGAGGAATATTACTATCCCTCCATATCACAGGCAATAAAAAAGAGTGAGAATTTAACCTCTCACTCAAATTTTTAATCTTTCATATAAAACTCACACGTATATCCATCTGCAGTAAGTATCAATCCCTTTGCCCAATAAGGTACTCGACTCATAGTTTCACAAATATCTTCTAGCTTTGTATTCTCGAACGCCTCTATAATTATTTCATCATGAACATGGGCTACAATATTATATACACTTAAATTTTGTAAAGAAAACATCAGTATATCTCTTGAAATGGCCTGTACTATATTCTCTACAAACTTAGGTCCGTAACTCTCTATTCTCTCCCACTTTTTAGCTACACCTACTCCTTCATAAGTGACTGATTCACCTCCAAATTTATTAATTTCAATTTTTGGTTTAATATATGTTAGTTTTCTTCCACTTGGTAGTGTTATTCGAAGTAATCCACTCCTACATTCAAACTCTATTCCGTGCGTTCTAGTCAAACCTTTCATAACTATCGCATCTTTTATAGCTTTATCTACTGCCCACCAAAGTGCTACTATATTCTGATTTGCTTCTCGCCATGATAAAACAAGTGGCTTTAATTCATCTTCTTTAAGTCCCATGTCAAGAGCACCCATTGCAGTTAGTGCTCCTACTGATCCGCCGTAGCCACACGCTAACTCCGCTATCTTACCTTTTTGTCTTAATTCACCATTTATGCCATGTTTAACAACAGGAACACCAAACATCTGTGAAGCTGACATACAATAAATATCCCCATCTTTTTTAAACAATTCCTCTCGCCAAGTTTCTCCCGCAAGCCATGCGATAACTCTTGCTTCTATTGATGAAAAATCAGCTACATAAAACTTCATATTTTCTTTTGGAACAAAAGCTGTTCTTATAAGTTGTGAAAGAATATCTGGTACATTATCGTATAATAATTCAAGAATATCTTCATCTCTATTTTTTATTATTGATCTAACCTCAAAGAGTTCTTTCATAGTATTCCTTGGTAGATTTTGTAATTGTACATTACGCCCAGAAAATCTCCCGGTCCTATTAGCACCTAAAAATTGAAACATTCCTCTACATCTATTATCCTCACAAGCTACATCTTTCATAGCTTGATATTTCTTTATAGATGATTTTGATAACTGCATTCTCAAAGCTAACGCTTTTGATACTT comes from the Gemella morbillorum genome and includes:
- a CDS encoding DUF4406 domain-containing protein; the protein is MSKSQRKIKLEKKEAYKSLVYICAPYRGDIEANIKKAIKLGRLAYMEGNIPIIPHVLFPFMDDSNEVDRKNAMFADIILLGKCSEIWVLGDNITEGMKVEIDIAKKHHKTIKYFTEVK
- a CDS encoding VRR-NUC domain-containing protein; the protein is MLESLIEQHLVKEVNRRDGLCLKFNSQSMTGIPDRIILMKNGTVGFVEVKQKGKKPRPLQELRMKQLRRLGFKVYTLDEKEKIGEILDEICST
- a CDS encoding DEAD/DEAH box helicase, coding for MRYVAHNYQNYAKDFILAHKVSALFLDCGLGKTITTLTAINELMYDSFEISKVLIIAPLRVAQSTWKDEIEKWDHLNLLRYSIVVGDEKERLKALKQNSDIYIINRENVDWLVTKSGIDFNFDMLIIDELSSFKSHTSKRFKSLLKIRPYFERVVGLTGTPSSNGLMDLWAEFRVLDLGERLGRYITHYRNEYFLPDKRNGVVIFSYKPQPHAEERIYRRLADMTISMKSTEYLKMPELILNDLEINLDEEDQIKYKKFKKEMVMTIQEKEIDAINAASLSNKLIQLANGSIYDDDKKFYEIHNKKLDKLEEIIESANGKPVLIAYWFKADKERIEKRFKVREIKTADDIKQWNMGMINLALIHPASTGHGLNLQSGGSTLVWFSLTWSLELYQQTNARLYRQGQKDTVVIHHLITKNTIDEDIMKSLKRKDKTQEALMRAVKARIGG
- a CDS encoding Rha family transcriptional regulator; the protein is MKELIPKNEYGLFADKKDIARVDSLYVAEFFEKNHKEVLRDIRNIAAPNSGLSKEFAERNFALGSYKDKQNQKRPCYYLTRDGFTILVMGYTGKKALRFKELYIRRFNEMEELIKSLVKARTEFPLLTENIKLLHEKPKPYHFSNECDMINRIVLGKSAKQFRLENNLENGTSIRPYLTEVQINLIEKLQKVDIGLLVAFPNYEDKKRHLEWYKQKWEEKINE
- a CDS encoding DNA polymerase — its product is MKTINIDIETFSSINISKSGVYKYLESEDFEVLLFAYSIDGGKTEIVDIANGEELSEEIIQALLDDNVIKWAFNAQFERICLSRFLKLPKGTYLNPKSWRCTMIWSAYMGLPFSLEGVGKVLGLEKQKLIEGKDLIKYFCVPCTPTKSNGFRNRNLPYHDKIKWEAFKTYNIRDVDTEKEIQCKLMKFPVPDFIWEEYNLDQEINDRGIKVDLDFVNRVIAIDDKVRTKLMSELQILTELENPNSVVQLKGWLSEQGVETESLDKKSVKELVKVTKGEVSKALALRMQLSKSSIKKYQAMKDVACEDNRCRGMFQFLGANRTGRFSGRNVQLQNLPRNTMKELFEVRSIIKNRDEDILELLYDNVPDILSQLIRTAFVPKENMKFYVADFSSIEARVIAWLAGETWREELFKKDGDIYCMSASQMFGVPVVKHGINGELRQKGKIAELACGYGGSVGALTAMGALDMGLKEDELKPLVLSWREANQNIVALWWAVDKAIKDAIVMKGLTRTHGIEFECRSGLLRITLPSGRKLTYIKPKIEINKFGGESVTYEGVGVAKKWERIESYGPKFVENIVQAISRDILMFSLQNLSVYNIVAHVHDEIIIEAFENTKLEDICETMSRVPYWAKGLILTADGYTCEFYMKD
- a CDS encoding phage/plasmid primase, P4 family — encoded protein: MRLTIHRSNFQGNAKNCTYDVKRLIENIEQLKEVVCFDHVCANFKNNYRNKDNFLECDCDVFDCDNEHSDNPNDWIYPEDYEYLLEGASHVVVPSRNNNKEKNGKVARPRHHVYIPHRLFLTSDECEIFKKQVYEKYNFFDKNALDCSRFIFGNITDEVIWFEGEKNLDEILGVADAFTLLESKEHTPVIEQGSRNSTMSHLAGKIIKRYGATDESYSMYLEQASKCTPPLDDSELNSIWYSATKFGKKIASQEGYIKPEDYNQEFKFKPTDYSDVGQAIVLSREFQDRIKYSPATDYLVYNGSYWEESVPNAQAVAHELTELQLKEAYDEINLCLKQLTDVGVMPMITSLGMKKVKENLDDNQRRIVEKYEQALAYEKYAIKRRDSKNIWSTLKEVRPLIQIEPTSLDRDEFLLNTPSETYNLKTGLSKEHDYNDFISKQTSIDPSNKGKKLWEEALRTFFLGDEELIKYVQKIVGLAVVGKVYVEALIIAYGEGSNGKSTFWNVVARVLGSYSGNISADMLTVGCRRNVKPELAEAKGKRLLIAAELEEGMRMNTSNVKQLCSTDEIFAEKKFKSPFSYVPSHTLVLYTNHLPKVGAIDNGTWRRLIVIPFNAQIKGKGDIKNYADYLYENAGGAILEWILTGSKEVIEANFKLEKPKVVKDAIEKYKEDNNWLGEFLEECCEIDISYTEKSGLLYSEYRAFCMRTGAFTRSTTDFYNALLSEGFRKRKMTKGSFIYGLKLKSNFLE